The nucleotide sequence CTTTTTGGTATTGAAAAGTGCGATACGGTCTACTAATACTAAATCCCTTATCAAGTAGATGTTTACTAATAGGGTAGCGATAAGCAGTAGGTAAATGAAATTGATGGGGACACCTTTCCATACAATAAAGTAATAGGCTAATGGTAGCATAGGATAAATGACCCATTGCCTTAAACGTATCATGGGCATCAATTCTACCAAACATATAAAGGCAAAAATGCAAAACAGTAACGTAAAAACCCATTCTGGTGCGTATAGCGCACTAATGACCACCAACGAGACATAAATGATTCCCGACATGGATCTAACTAACAATTCTCTCATGCTACAAGTCTTCTAATAGGATGAGATAAAGACGTTTGTTAGGTACTCCATAATTCATGAGATCTTTTTCTTTCTCTTTGGTCAGGCTTTGATCTTGGAAGTTTTTTAGAGTGGTAATATTTGTTGGAATAGAACCTCTGCTATTGTGGTGTTTGATGCCTCTCAATCCTTCACCTATAGATTCTACAATTTGACTTGTACTTGCTAAGACTACAAAAGTATCTGGCAGTTGTTTGGGTTTATTCTCTTTGATCTGGTTTGAAGAAAATAATATCGCACCATTGTCAGCAATGATGTATTCGCAAGTGCTTAGAAAAAAACTACTTTCTCGCAAATGCTGATTAAAATCTAGATTAAAACCGTTGAAACGTTCCTTCAATTGCTCGTCATAGCAAAAAACAGGTGTTTCAAAAAAGTCGTGTTCTACAAGGATATCCTCAAAATGTTGCTGTACTTCATTCTCATCAACGGCATATAAAAAACGACCGCCTTGTCTAGAGAAATTATGTATAAACTGCTCATCTAGAGGTAGTTTTTCCTCTGGCATATATTTCGATCGTTCAGCGGTTGACCGCCCAGATTCACTGGTAACGGAAACCTTCCTGAAGATTTTTTTGAATATGCCCATTGTTGATCTTACCTATAATAGCAGATTAATGTAAATATAGCTACTTATTTATGGAAGACAAACTATTCTTCCTCGCTTACGTCAGTTACTTCAGTAGTTTCTGGTGCAGCGATAGAACGACTTGAGGACTTTAAGGCTATGGGCTCTTCTTTTACAAAAGCACGTTTACCGAAAATCTTTTCAAGATCATCTTTGAAAATCACCTCTTTCTCAAGAAGTAACTCTGCAAGCTCCGTCAATTTATCCTTATTATCTGTCAATAATTTGATCGCTCGTTGATATTGCGCTTCAATGATCTTTGATATTTCCTCGTCAATAGTGACCGCAGTAGCCTCGCTATAAGGTTTGGTCATATTGTATTCTTGTTGACCGCTAGAAT is from Nonlabens sp. YIK11 and encodes:
- a CDS encoding LUD domain-containing protein → MPEEKLPLDEQFIHNFSRQGGRFLYAVDENEVQQHFEDILVEHDFFETPVFCYDEQLKERFNGFNLDFNQHLRESSFFLSTCEYIIADNGAILFSSNQIKENKPKQLPDTFVVLASTSQIVESIGEGLRGIKHHNSRGSIPTNITTLKNFQDQSLTKEKEKDLMNYGVPNKRLYLILLEDL